One region of Zingiber officinale cultivar Zhangliang chromosome 7B, Zo_v1.1, whole genome shotgun sequence genomic DNA includes:
- the LOC122004679 gene encoding AT-hook motif nuclear-localized protein 23-like, with protein MLQMQVMSGIKDGNAKGKQAGTAVPKSDDQVQKPINSCTIEQQWSLSSFLPSFRPSAVVLLYRSDQIRSDQLENRWWAGGVATAGVDSVVATSSSTSPYPSLRLQDPNLNADHCASTNNAAAGNQLVETGNDSGGSGGPAGGRRPRGRPYGSKNKPKPPVVVTRESPNALRSHVLEISAGADVMDAVASFARRRQRGVSVLSGSGAVADVTLRQPGGAVLELRGRFDILYLSGAFLPPPSPPGITGLTVYLAGGQGQVVGGSVVGELLAAGPLMIVAATFTNATYERLPLPDDDTEAAAGCLRNSPRSQWQPPSPGGEQSGADRPTSSAPLFNLQPNLLPRGQLTQEMLGGNPAWASRPPPSY; from the exons ATGCTTCAGATGCAAGTAATGAGCGGCATTAAGGATGGGAATGCCAAGGGCAAGCAGGCAGGTACAGCAGTACCCAAGTCAGATGACCAAGTGCAAAAGCCAATAAATAGCTGTACCATCGAGCAGCAGTGGTCG CTCtcctccttccttccttccttccgtCCTTCTGCAGTCGTACTACTTTACAGATCAGATCAGATCAGATCAGATCAACTGGAGAACAGGTGGTGGGCGGGGGGCGTGGCGACGGCCGGGGTCGACTCGGTCGTCGCTACCTCCTCTTCTACTTCCCCCTACCCCTCACTCCGCCTGCAAGATCCCAATCTCAACGCGGACCACTGCGCGTCTACAAATAACGCCGCCGCCGGCAACCAACTCGTCGAAACGGGCAACGACAGCGGCGGATCCGGCGGACCTGCAGGTGGACGCCGACCCCGCGGCCGCCCCTACGGGTCCAAGAACAAGCCCAAGCCGCCGGTGGTCGTCACGCGCGAGAGCCCCAACGCGCTGCGCTCGCACGTGCTGGAGATCTCCGCCGGCGCCGACGTGATGGACGCGGTCGCCTCCTTCGCCCGGCGAAGGCAGCGCGGGGTCTCCGTGCTGAGCGGCAGTGGCGCCGTGGCCGACGTCACGCTCCGCCAGCCCGGCGGCGCCGTCCTCGAGCTCCGCGGCCGATTCGACATCCTCTACCTCTCCGGAGCCTTCCTCCCCCCGCCGTCCCCGCCGGGTATCACGGGGCTCACCGTGTACCTCGCCGGCGGGCAGGGGCAGGTCGTGGGAGGGAGTGTCGTCGGGGAGCTGTTGGCGGCGGGCCCGCTGATGATAGTAGCCGCCACCTTTACCAACGCTACCTACGAGCGGCTGCCGCTGCCGGACGACGACACCGAGGCCGCCGCAGGTTGCCTCCGGAACAGCCCCCGGTCGCAGTGGCAACCTCCATCCCCTGGAGGCGAACAATCAGGCGCCGATCGGCCGACATCGTCCGCGCCGCTCTTCAATCTGCAACCGAATCTACTACCCAGAGGACAGCTGACCCAGGAGATGTTGGGGGGAAATCCAGCGTGGGCATCGCG